CATGTAGAATGAACCCCCAGTTTTATTTTCCTATTTTACATCCCCCTGCGTCCACTCGCCGTCAATCCTCCTCCAGAGCTTCCCTGTTGGATTCTTATCTTGAAGTTCAAGCGGTAACCTTTTTTCTCTGACATTATCATAACATTGTAGCATGACAAATCTCAGCATAGAAGCTGGAATACCAACAGAGGTAAAGCCTGGGTGTCCTGTTGCCGGATAAGGTCCACCGTGATTCATGGCCGGAGATACTGCAACACCTGTTGGCATCTTATCATTTAAAAGCCGCCCCACCTTTCTCCTGAGAAGTGGAGCAATTTTATCATATATTCCATTATCTTTTCCATGTCGATGACTGTAAATCGAAGCCGTTAAATTTCCATCAAGAGATCTTATTATTTTTAAAATTTCCTCTGAATTTTCTGCTAAAACAAAGAGCGCTGCATTACCAAAAGCCTCTTGCTGGAAGGCTTTTGGGTTTTTAAGAAACTTTTGTCCGCTTATTCTGAGGAGAGTGTTTTGGAAACAATAACCCTCTTTACTAACTTTAGCTCCGCCAGTTACTTTTTCTGCACCTGCGGATTGCAATGCCTCGATACTTAAATCAAGATTTCTCTCCACGCCCTCGCTTAGAAGCGTACCCATCGGTCTATTCTCTAATTGTTTTTTAACCTCTTCAACAAAAATTTCTGATTCCTCATCTTTTATCATTACTACTAAACCTGGTTTAGTGCAAAACTGCCCCGTTCCCATAAAAAACGATGTCAAAAACTCCTCGATAACCTCTTCTCTTCTTTCTTCAAGAGCACCAGGTAGTATAATCACAGGATTGATACTGCTCATCTCTAAATATATAGGTTTGCCTGCCCGATCTGCAGCTGCTTTTAGTTTGAGACCAGCTTTTTTTGATCCCGTATATGCAGTAGCTCCAACCAAAGGATGGGACACCATCTTTTCTCCATCCTCGTATCTTAAACCATATAAAAGCTGAACACTAAAAAGGGGTAATTTAACCTCCTTTAATGCCTTTAGTGCCTCTTCAGCAAGAAGGCGGGTCGTAGAGGGATGGGAAGGATTTGCTTTGGCTATTACTGGATTTCCTGCTGCGATTGCAGCTGCAAAGTCTCCACCGGAGACACTATTAAAGGCAAAGGGAAAGTTGTTGGGGCCAAAAACAACCACAGCACCTTCAAGGGAAGCAAAAATTGAACGAATATTTACCTTTGTATCAATGATGGGCATTTTCCACGACCTCTCCTTTGACGCAGCAGCTGCCTGTCTCAGCTGGTCTGTTGTTCTTGGGAGTTCTATTGTGTTGAGCCTCGGCTCCTTAGGAAGGGCGGTTTCTTCAAAGGCCATTTCAACCAACTCAATTCTTCGCTTTTCAATAAGCTCCGCATAACACTCAAGAAAATCTCCAATCTGCTCTGGAGGAACTTTTAATAACTGTTCAGATGCTTTTGTCGCCTTACCAAGGGCAAACTCAACATCTTTCATTGAGCT
This DNA window, taken from Nitrospinota bacterium, encodes the following:
- a CDS encoding aldehyde dehydrogenase (NADP(+)); protein product: MPFRKSQPILLAGEWREADAIDTFHAVNPMTKKVIDIEYPISSMKDVEFALGKATKASEQLLKVPPEQIGDFLECYAELIEKRRIELVEMAFEETALPKEPRLNTIELPRTTDQLRQAAAASKERSWKMPIIDTKVNIRSIFASLEGAVVVFGPNNFPFAFNSVSGGDFAAAIAAGNPVIAKANPSHPSTTRLLAEEALKALKEVKLPLFSVQLLYGLRYEDGEKMVSHPLVGATAYTGSKKAGLKLKAAADRAGKPIYLEMSSINPVIILPGALEERREEVIEEFLTSFFMGTGQFCTKPGLVVMIKDEESEIFVEEVKKQLENRPMGTLLSEGVERNLDLSIEALQSAGAEKVTGGAKVSKEGYCFQNTLLRISGQKFLKNPKAFQQEAFGNAALFVLAENSEEILKIIRSLDGNLTASIYSHRHGKDNGIYDKIAPLLRRKVGRLLNDKMPTGVAVSPAMNHGGPYPATGHPGFTSVGIPASMLRFVMLQCYDNVREKRLPLELQDKNPTGKLWRRIDGEWTQGDVK